In Arachis stenosperma cultivar V10309 chromosome 1, arast.V10309.gnm1.PFL2, whole genome shotgun sequence, one DNA window encodes the following:
- the LOC130981912 gene encoding uncharacterized protein LOC130981912, with protein sequence MTKKRSWKNNETVVLTEECSAIIQHKLSQKLKDPGSFQIPCIIGKITVEKALCDLGASINLMSLAMMRKMKIEEAKPTRMALQLADRSFKFPHGIVEDLLVKVEDFIFPADFVVLDIEEGAKTSIILGRPFLATAGAIIDVQKGELVFRLLEEKMIFSVFKAMSYPQDSLGECLRLDSVDAVVQETLEEELEELTEEDELVSSEEAAAAEMHVQGTLEGKDERKEVPKLELKALPPTLKELVRLRDDLETARVDYAELQGHLVGSVTAAYENLIEQFRIVAPGADLTLVSLDNVVKDGKIVPDDPDDDIEPPL encoded by the exons atgaccaagaagagaagctggaagAACAATGAGACTGTGGTACTCACCGAAGAATGCAGCGCCATCATCCAGCACAAATTGTCCCAGAAATTGAAGGATCCTGGGAGCTTCCAAATCCCTTGTATCATAGGGAAAATCACAGTAGAGAAGGCTTTATGTGAcctaggagctagcataaatctGATGTCCTTAGCAATGATGAGGAAAATGAAGATTGAGGAggctaaaccaacaagaatggctcTGCAACTAGCAGATCGATCATTCAAGTTTCCTCACGGAATAGTAGAAGACTTGTTGGTAAAGGTGGAAGACTTCATCTTTCCAGCAGACTTTGTAGTATTGGACATAGAGGAAGGAGCCAAGACCTCTATCATCTTGGGAAGGCCATTCTTGGCCACTGCCGGAGCCAttattgatgtccaaaagggtgaacttGTCTTTAGACTACTTGAGGAGAAAATGATATTCAGTGTGTTCAAGGCCATGAGTTACCCACAGGATTCATTGGGAGAATGTTTGAGGTTGGACTCAGTGGATGCTGTGGTGCAAGAAACTCTTGAAGAAGAACTTGAGGAGTTAACAGAAGAAGACGAATTAGTATCAAGCGAAGAGGCCGCAGCCGCTGAAATGCATGTTCAAGGCACACTAGAAGGAAAGgatgaaagaaaagaagtacCCAAACTTGAGCTAAAGGCACTGCCGCCCActctcaa GGAGTTGGTGCGTCTCCGAGATGACTTGGAAACTGCTCGGGTTGATTATGCCGAGCTTCAGGGTCATCTTGTGGGTAGCGTGACTGCCGCCTACGAGAACCTGATAGAGCAGTTCCGGATTGTTGCCCCTGGTGCCGATTTGACTCTCGTTAGTCTTGATAACGTAGtaaaggatggcaagattgtcccggATGATCCCGATGATGATATTGAACCTCctctttga